Proteins encoded in a region of the Xiphophorus couchianus chromosome 11, X_couchianus-1.0, whole genome shotgun sequence genome:
- the arr3a gene encoding arrestin 3a, retinal (X-arrestin) gives MAKIFKKTSGNGGLTLYLGKRDYVDHVTAVDRIDGVVKVDTADFGDRKAFVQLACAFRYGSEDLDVMGLCFRKDIWFEQVQIYPECTKPQLSAMHETLLKKAGDNAYAFSFEIPNNLPCSVSLQPGPDDKGKACGVDFEVKTYLAMEKNNPDEKIEKKDTARLVVRKIQYAPSQVGAGPKAEICKSFMMSDKPVHLEASMEKDLYFHGEPIPIKVKINNESNKTVKKLKITVDQTTDIVLYSADKYTKSVLCQEFGETVEANSTLDVTLSITPLLAENKEKRGLALDGRLKDEDTNLASTTMLRQGVEKEVLGILVSYKIKINLMVAGGGLLGGLTASDVTVELPLNLMHPKPEE, from the exons CTTACCCTCTACTTGGGGAAGAGAGACTATGTGGACCATGTGACTGCAGTGGACAGAAttg ATGGTGTTGTCAAGGTGGACACAGCAGATTTTGGTGACAGAAAAG CTTTCGTGCAACTAGCCTGTGCCTTCCGATATGGTAGTGAAGACTTGGACGTGATGGGCCTGTGCTTCAGGAAGGACATCTGGTTCGAGCAGGTGCAGATCTACCCTGAGTGCACCAAACCTCAACTGAGCGCCATGCATGAGACCCTGCTGAAGAAGGCGGGGGACAACGCCTACGCCTTCTCCTTTGAG attcCCAACAACCTGCCCTGCTCAGTCTCTCTGCAGCCCGGACCTGATGACAAGGGAAAG GCTTGTGGTGTTGACTTCGAGGTGAAAACCTACCTCGCCATGGAGAAGAACAACCCAGATGAAAAGATTGAAAAGAA GGACACTGCTCGCCTTGTCGTCCGTAAAATCCAGTACGCCCCGTCTCAGGTGGGAGCCGGCCCCAAGGCTGAAATCTGCAAGAGCTTCATGATGTCTGACAAACCCGTTCACTTAGAAGCATCAATGGAGAAAGAT cTCTACTTCCACGGAGAACCTATTCCAATCAAAGTCAAAATCAACAACGAGAGCaacaaaacagtgaagaaaCTCAAAATCACTG TGGACCAAACCACCGACATTGTTCTCTACTCAGCTGACAAATACACCAAGTCTGTTCTTTGCCAAGAGTTTGG agAGACGGTGGAAGCCAACAGCACCTTGGATGTAACTCTGAGCATCACACCACTTCTGGCTGAGAACAAGGAGAAAAGAGGTCTGGCGTTGGATGGACGGCTGAAGGATGAGGACACAAACCTGGCCTCCACCACTAT GCTGCGGCAGGGTGTGGAAAAAGAGGTGTTGGGTATCCTGGTTTCCTACAAGATTAAAATTAACCTCATGGTGGCTGGAGGAGG CCTGCTGGGTGGCCTTACTGCCAG CGACGTCACAGTGGAGCTGCCACTGAACCTCATGCACCCCAAACCTGAAg AGTAA
- the znrd2 gene encoding protein ZNRD2 — protein MALNGDEEDFEWEPPTEAEMKVIQARRERQDKISKLMGDYLLKGYKMLGDCCEVCGTVLLQDRQQKNYCVSCQELDSDIDKDNPALNPQAALSQVRERQLAAQVPAAAPELNGGPTSSLASALVPQPRPEHCEGAAAGGRALLPPPVVASPPPPASTTTLAPIRPPVCPQNTTLQPVLEEAEEAVLTKLRWATTQLQSSASLEASIQLCSLISSCANSLRSLRELSQ, from the exons ATGGCTTTGAATGGAG ATGAAGAAGACTTTGAGTGGGAGCCTCCAACAGAAGCTGAGATGAAGGTGATCCAGGCTCGCAGGGAGAGACAGGACAAGATCAGCAAGCTGATGGGAGATTACCTCCTGAAAGGGTACAAGATGCTGGGGGACTGCTGCGAGGTGTGCGGG aCTGTTCTTCTTCAGGACAGACAGCAGAAGAACTACTGTGTCTCATGTCAGGAGCTGGACTCTGATATTGATAAGGACAACCCTG CTCTAAATCCACAAGCTGCCTTGTCCCAGGTGAGAGAGCGACAGCTGGCAGCCCAGGTCCCGGCAGCTGCACCTGAACTCAACGGAGGACCAACCAGCAGTCTGGCGAGCGCGTTGGTTCCTCAGCCCAGACCAGAGCACTGCGAGGGGGCCGCCGCTGGAGGAAGGGCCCTGTTGCCTCCACCCGTCGTCGCGTCTCCTCCGCCTCCTGCCTCCACCACCACGCTGGCTCCCATCCGTCCCCCGGTTTGCCCGCAGAACACCACCCTGCAACCTGTTTtggaagaagcagaagaagcgGTTCTGACTAAACTCCGCTGGGCCACCACCCAGTTACAGAGCTCGGCTTCACTGGAGGCCAGCATCCAGCTGTGCAGCCTAATCAGCAGCTGTGCCAACTCACTGCGAAGCCTCAGGGAGCTCAGCCAGTAA
- the fam89b gene encoding protein FAM89A, protein MDGSLSRADYRVGAAVSAAEGLPPLPKSLSGILNSSGGSWRDMQTMHSKRSRIQAEISCREAAAAKPGGLDAALALLRKEMVGLRQLDMSLLCQLWSLHEAIQECKGEASNTADNGYSEDEEEEDEDELEEKNEDKAQNPSQHSPRNSFHFH, encoded by the exons ATGGACGGGAGTTTAAGCAGAGCAGACTATCGGGTTGGTGCGGCTGTGTCCGCCGCAGAGGGACTGCCGCCGCTGCCTAAGAGCCTGAGCGGGATCCTGAACTCCAGCGGCGGGTCGTGGAGGGACATGCAGACGATGCACAGCAAGAGGAGCCGCATCCAAGCCGAGATCAGCTGCAGAGAGGCGGCTGCTGCCAAGCCTGGTGGACTGGACGCTGCGCTGGCGCTGCTGCGCAAAGAGATG GTGGGTCTACGTCAGCTCGACATGTCTCTGCTCTGCCAGCTGTGGTCTCTCCACGAGGCCATCCAGGAATGCAAGGGCGAAGCCTCCAACACCGCTGATAACGGATACtctgaggatgaagaggaggaggatgaggatgaaCTAGAGGAGAAGAATGAGGATAAAGCACAAAATCCTTCTCAGCATTCTCCCAGAAACTCCTTTCATTTTCACTAG